One Pichia kudriavzevii chromosome 3, complete sequence genomic window carries:
- a CDS encoding uncharacterized protein (PKUD0C10950; similar to Saccharomyces cerevisiae YGR184C (UBR1); ancestral locus Anc_5.190) has product MVDSIDDYKNTRVAKNLVNQLVRIPTIKYFEHLLEPLLFRSLYCALSVDGKYYDYFLPLGMFSLPTGYDLVNDHRHAKNFFLDQENIKINSHLGHICAASIPIGKPVYNCFDCGVDPTCCLCEDCFNKEEHSDHNVSVHRSSGDAICDCGDVSSWKVDLRCKANAKEEILRKSLPSDLPADFKYNIKIIVRVLFDFILDVHSINYSALPNVHDSILDTVSKLEILPKFDDAYNHFKKPYLDSSSSLSADDIVTGDLLEYYYLIVWNDEFHNFDEAISFLSSAYVQTSDTESDDHPFYQMSYDGKPDFEIDGDRVANMAKTIDAMGFIAYARSKDLNTIKSKTNKFDQVNRIVFGETPKDQLRYSILNGRQYANLVLSTSAINWFDVILKNKNIILTDFIKQEISSVLFERANLHLTQVPYLGLWATNFTTNHKLEIPLYEETIDRKSIPLEKLGVKITSVKDRDIDGKRHEDNDSSNSSVSSSESFDSKADSIDSYHPVNYYDKGTRLQYLIFFEMRFPKRMRKLLKKTIIPTITNSVESRYTFAEQVTTLLPTFEFNTAFYDREWQLSLLETFRLQVYHDPNLGTQLLENGLLENVIDSLIRIFSCVSIKNNKFYAGNKTTDWKYYRSFKVLTQTFDGLHTILNFIHQGNDRIFNNNWIVKLLRIFTAFDNIFTIVRETDQHIEFFNQRECSITHSQSYTLYRIAEHLGNIVSGIAGKNENVERSIILLSSYLKNQPVKLENGIVKYDITKDGATVIHPIGSLLADLSKSYKAFESELLNYSVGTITYNEGKYDYEIDFNQTTPFLIVADTMVRSWTFQSQISSNFWVRNGGYIEYAKSYFEHYFPENILFIMQQAILLDQLPLDDVIDRFMLSGCIHGSLDFTQTIYEEKISIILDEFAQLMYYILTFRVFYDSQMDHEGISRYFEEYKLSYVLASSPKKFSEIEQFARDDYFDETMEKITNYVPPASLNDYGRYELKSEYLHRFDPYLFSPEKTGESEIEESILKNISNVKNKKVDDVVLIPYLYPLREEDLKNFKKIGDYMRSKEFAKILYKILRFAVSSDYDTHLNMVLQLIHAIVMDSELYYGDSKSLQNFIEIPICNMLLSAAEKSDVPKYITKKASTILEIMLLKNDDVLTSLVDCFGEAHIEEYKKSKQGKNLETKMERKRRLALKRQKKILQKMQKQQTNFMSNNESYFQDECKTAKSGNHENVTDNENLFQQEIRTCVLCKNPENDEDLFGLPGFLSTSSIFWTIPTISNDTSGFMISEFENKNKGDLGDGSNKKSNNNNNMNGNQKESCCTREKIVATGCPHGMHLNCFKTMLSKKGMSSKDYLCPLCKGKSNIFIPAHKSKEFEIDPDLNHKLNFTYNDIFSANGKKNIAYFSQQFFGQFASSLETPNATTLKLIDSFKTVRSTHNELLDRYSIRPEHWKVTTDISKFNFISEFNTLSIIGSTLEMYEISSRKEDQISLPEIALSTLRSLLQQIIFTHHINPGTTDLGREYYEFLLNNPNVGFVEQTLLLYFKTDIDLLSCMKISIVKRMILTAISLFQRYEIDPRNVIFESILDANISQDFVTTKLCEELIEIVIQEELIDPNSLGNSPLISRVLYKVMVTNFGIFHRQIKYISIFMNLITKDEIEIGSFNQFVQEMFKDASKENKMLRIVIKGLRNTRAMTSQFASNKMHKRGCKVNMIEYPKPVHFIHLPEKLKDLALEASQKKTKVLIEEEEENYDYWEEPKYKHIKTPHICLHCGKWLTTVSKHNRECQLSGYSTMIFSPEKNHITLHFSEYVTDNVFHVESPYLNKHGEPSKGIVGFGDAGTLDLARYKHIQNMWYGQFMIIEVLRNDTKSLVDGVFAFSIPGISEDDSFRRERFSFASYLGLNIRGNSDNEELSDEESDLNSDLEEGNQRGPTDIQELINRIREGRDHMGGEERDNIAGFLNAFVHGTLMGRTINNTAGNANIGTEGDFFIREDGAPLELVFDGDVDEHDDDDENDDDYQFEGNIDSENSNDHDIDENRSDSIQDVRSTDDGHVELAGYDEDALRYPNGAVTHHLNPLRDFFNGQGNDDDERDDDDEDYIHEDEDASDDEMDSNDEYHSFDEMDID; this is encoded by the coding sequence ATGGTAGACTCCATTGATGATTATAAAAACACCCGAGTGGCCAAGAATTTGGTTAATCAGCTGGTCAGAATCCCAACGATAAAATATTTCGAACATTTATTAGAACCTTTACTCTTCAGATCTTTATATTGCGCATTATCTGTTGATGGTAAATACTATGATTACTTCCTACCTTTGGGCATGTTCTCTCTTCCTACAGGATACGATTTAGTTAATGATCACCGTCATGCGAAAAATTTCTTTCTAGACcaagaaaatatcaagattAATTCCCACTTAGGCCATATCTGTGCTGCTTCAATACCTATAGGTAAACCCGTCTACAACTGTTTCGACTGCGGTGTCGATCCCACTTGCTGTCTATGTGAAGACTGTTTTAATAAGGAAGAGCATTCAGACCATAATGTCAGCGTGCATAGGTCAAGTGGTGATGCCATTTGCGATTGTGGTGATGTATCCTCTTGGAAAGTGGATTTGAGGTGTAAAGCTAATGCCAAAGAGGAAATCTTAAGGAAATCTTTACCGAGCGATTTGCCGGCAGATTTTAAATATAATATTAAAATTATAGTGAGAGTCttatttgatttcataTTAGATGTTCATTCGATAAATTACTCGGCTCTGCCTAATGTTCACGATTCGATATTGGATACTGTATCGAAATTAGAAATTTTACCCAAATTTGACGATGCCTATAACCATTTCAAAAAGCCCTACCTTGACAGTTCCAGCTCTCTATCGGCAGATGATATTGTTACTGGAGATTTATTAGAGTATTATTATCTTATTGTTTGGAATGATGAATTTCATAACTTTGATGAAGCAATCAGTTTCTTGTCTTCTGCTTATGTTCAAACTTCTGATACAGAATCTGATGACCATCCTTTCTACCAAATGTCTTATGATGGAAAACCTGATTTCGAAATCGACGGTGATCGCGTCGCCAATATGGCCAAAACGATAGACGCAATGGGGTTTATAGCTTATGCTAGATCGAAAGATTTGAACACAATAAAATCGAAAACTAATAAGTTTGATCAGGTCAATAGAATAGTCTTTGGGGAAACACCGAAAGACCAGTTGAGGTACTCTATCTTGAATGGTAGGCAATATGcaaatttggttttatCAACTTCAGCTATCAACTGGTTTGACGTGATTTtaaagaacaaaaacataATATTGACGGATTTCATCAAGCAGGAAATTTCGagtgttttgtttgaaagGGCCAATTTGCATCTTACCCAAGTTCCTTACTTGGGTCTATGGGCTACCAACTTTACAACTAATCacaaattggaaattcCACTGTATGAAGAAACCATTGATAGGAAAAGTATACCACTAGAAAAGTTAGGTGTTAAAATTACTAGTGTTAAAGATAGGGATATTGACGGTAAACGCCATGAAGACAACGATAGTAGTAATAGCAGCGTTAGTAGTAGCGAAAGCTTCGATAGCAAGGCAGATTCAATAGATAGCTACCATCCAGTGAATTATTACGACAAAGGCACAAGATTACAAtacttgatattttttgaaatgagGTTCCCAAAACGTATGCGGAAACTTTTAAAGAAAACTATTATTCCCACTATTACCAATTCTGTTGAGTCAAGGTATACTTTTGCTGAACAAGTTACTACTTTGTTACCcacttttgaatttaacaCTGCATTTTATGATAGAGAATGGCAGTTGAGTCTTTTGGAAACTTTCAGATTGCAGGTCTATCATGATCCAAATTTAGGTACACAACTATTGGAGAATGGTCTATTAGAAAACGTGATCGATAGTTTGATCCGTATTTTCTCATGTgtttcaatcaaaaacaataagTTCTACGCGGGTAATAAAACAACAGACTGGAAGTATTATAGATCTTTTAAAGTTCTAACACAAACATTTGATGGTTTACATACAATCCTAAATTTCATTCACCAAGGTAACGATagaattttcaacaataattgGATTGTTAAGCTTTTGCGTATATTTACAGCATTTGACAATATTTTCACAATTGTCAGAGAGACTGATCAACATATTGAGTTTTTTAATCAAAGGGAATGTTCCATCACGCATTCTCAAAGCTATACCCTGTATAGAATTGCTGAACATTTAGGTAACATTGTTTCAGGCATAGCTggtaaaaatgaaaatgttgaaagatCCATTATTTTACTATCTTCATATCTGAAGAATCAGCCGGTAAAGTTGGAAAACGGCATTGTAAAGTATGATATCACAAAAGATGGAGCTACTGTAATTCATCCAATCGGCTCATTATTGGCAGACTTGTCCAAATCTTACAAGGCATTTGAATCggaattgttgaattacTCGGTTGGCACAATTACGTATAATGAGGGCAAATATGATTATgagattgatttcaatCAAACAACGCCTTTTTTGATTGTAGCTGATACTATGGTAAGATCATGGacttttcaatctcaaattAGTTCCAATTTTTGGGTGAGAAATGGTGGATATATAGAGTACGCAAAATCATATTTTGAGCATTACTTTCCGGAAAATATCTTATTTATCATGCAACAGGCAATTTTGTTGGATCAATTACCATTGGATGATGTCATTGATAGATTCATGTTAAGTGGTTGCATTCATGGTAGTCTTGATTTTACTCAAACTATTTATGAGGAAAAGATTTCGATCATTTTAGACGAATTTGCTCAATTAATGTACTACATTCTGACATTCAGAGTATTTTACGATTCACAGATGGACCATGAAGGAATTTCCCGTTATTTTGAGGAATACAAGTTATCGTACGTACTGGCGTCGTCTCCCAAGAAATTCTCAGAAATCGAACAGTTTGCCAGAGATGATTATTTTGACGAAACAATGGAGAAGATCACCAACTATGTTCCTCCAGCTTCACTTAATGACTATGGTAGATATGAATTAAAGTCTGAATATTTACATAGATTCGATCCGTATCTATTTTCTCCAGAGAAAACGGGTGAATCTGAAATTGAGGAGtcgattttgaaaaacataTCGAACGtgaagaataaaaaagttgatgatgttgtGCTTATCCCATATCTCTATCCCCtaagagaagaagatttgaaaaattttaaaaaaataggtGACTACATGAGAAGTAAAGAATTTGCAAAAATTCTATATAAAATCCTAAGGTTTGCTGTATCTTCTGATTATGATACTCATCTGAATATGGTTTTACAACTAATACATGCTATAGTAATGGATTCTGAGCTTTATTATGGGGATTCTAAAAGTCTTCagaatttcattgaaatcCCAATTTGTAATATGCTACTTTCAGCTGCTGAAAAGTCAGATGTTCCCAAATATATTACCAAAAAGGCATCAACGATCTTAGAAATtatgttattgaagaatgatGATGTATTAACTTCACTTGTGGATTGCTTTGGTGAAGCAcacattgaagaatataaaaaatcaaaacaagGTAAGAACTTAGAAACTAAGATGgagaggaaaagaaggttAGCTTTGAAACgtcagaagaagattttaCAAAAGATGCAAAAACAGCAAACAAATTTTATGAGCAATAACGAATCTTATTTTCAAGACGAATGCAAAACTGCAAAATCAGGGAACCATGAAAATGTGACTGATAACGAGAACTTATTTCAACAAGAGATAAGAACTTGTGTTCTCTGTAAAAATCCtgagaatgatgaagacCTTTTTGGTTTGCCTGGCTTTCTTTCCACGAGCTCTATTTTCTGGACCATACCTACAATATCAAACGATACAAGTGGTTTTATGATATccgaatttgaaaataaaaacaaaggtGACCTAGGTGATGGAAGTAATAAAAAgagtaataataataacaacatGAAtggaaaccaaaaagaatcATGCTGTACGAGGGAGAAGATTGTTGCCACTGGGTGCCCCCATGGAATGCACCTCAATTGTTTTAAAACCATGCTATCAAAGAAAGGTATGAGTAGTAAGGATTACTTATGTCCTCTTTGCAAAGGTAAATCAAATATCTTTATTCCAGCACATAAGTCCaaggaatttgaaattgatccaGATTTGAATCATAAACTTAACTTCACATacaatgatatttttaGCGCTAACGGTAAAAAGAATATTGCttatttttctcaacaattCTTTGGCCAATTTGCTTCAAGTTTGGAAACTCCAAATGCAACTACACTGAAATTAATcgattctttcaaaactgTAAGATCAACTCACAATGAACTTCTAGATAGATATTCAATTCGGCCCGAGCACTGGAAAGTAACAACAGATATAAGTaagtttaattttatttcaGAATTCAATACATTATCCATAATTGGTTCTACTTTAGAAATGTATGAAATATCAAGTAGGAAAGAAGATCAAATTTCATTACCGGAAATCGCTCTATCTACGTTAAGATCACTTTTACAACAAATTATATTCACCCATCACATTAACCCAGGAACAACAGACTTAGGTAGAGAATATTATGAATTTTTGCTCAACAATCCTAATGTAGGTTTTGTTGAACAAACTTTGCTACTGTATTTTAAGACTGATATTGATCTCTTAAGTTGcatgaagatttcaattgTTAAGAGAATGATTTTAACAGCTATCTCGCTTTTCCAAAGATATGAAATCGATCCTAGAAACGTTATTTTTGAATCTATTTTGGATGCTAATATTAGTCAAGATTTTGTTACTACAAAATTATGCGAAGAATTAATAGAGATTGTTATTCAAGAGGAACTAATAGATCCTAATTCTCTTGGAAATTCTCCATTAATTTCAAGAGTTTTGTACAAAGTCATGGTTAccaattttggaattttccaTAGGCAAATCAAATACATCTCAATATTTATGAATTTAATTACGAAAGATGAAATAGAAATTGGATCTTTCAATCAGTTTGTTCAAGAAATGTTTAAGGATGCAAGCAAAGAGAATAAAATGCTTCGCATTGTTATTAAAGGATTAAGAAATACCCGTGCAATGACTTCTCAGTTCGCGTCAAATAAGATGCACAAGAGAGGATGTAAGGTTAACATGAttgaatatccaaaacCAGTTCATTTTATCCACTTGCCcgaaaaattaaaagacTTGGCGCTTGAAGCTtctcaaaagaaaaccaagGTTttaattgaagaagaggaagaaaattATGATTATTGGGAAGAACCTAAATATAAGCATATCAAAACTCCGCATATATGCTTACATTGCGGTAAATGGTTGACTACTGTATCTAAGCACAATAGGGAATGTCAACTAAGTGGTTACTCGACCATGATTTTTTCACCTGAGAAAAACCATATAACACTGCATTTTAGTGAATATGTTACTGATAATGTATTTCATGTTGAATCACCATACTTGAATAAGCATGGAGAACCCTCTAAAGGTATTGTAGGATTCGGTGATGCCGGAACTTTGGACCTTGCAAGATATAAGCACATACAAAACATGTGGTATGGCCAGTTTATGATTATTGAAGTTTTGAGAAACGATACAAAATCCCTAGTTGATGGTGTTTTTGCGTTCTCTATTCCAGGTATATCAGAAGACGACAGCTTTAGGAGAGaaagattttcatttgCTAGTTACCTAGGTTTGAATATTCGTGGAAATAGtgataatgaagaattatCCGATGAAGAAAGTGACCTGAATTCTGACTTGGAAGAAGGTAATCAAAGAGGTCCTACAGATATCCAAGAACTTATCAATAGAATACGTGAAGGTCGTGATCATATGGGTGGtgaagaaagagacaaTATTGCTGGATTTTTAAACGCATTTGTTCATGGAACCTTGATGGGTCGAACTATTAATAATACAGCCGGTAACGCTAATATAGGAACAGAAGGCGATTTTTTTATTAGGGAAGATGGTGCCCCGCTAGAACTTGtttttgatggtgatgttgatgaacatgatgacgatgatgaaaacgaTGATGACTATCAATTTGAAGGAAACATTGATAGCGAGAACTCTAACGACCatgacattgatgaaaatagaTCAGATTCCATTCAAGATGTCAGAAGCACTGATGATGGGCATGTTGAATTAGCCGGATATGACGAAGATGCATTACGGTATCCTAATGGTGCTGTAACTCATCATCTCAACCCTCTAAGAGATTTTTTCAACGGACAGggaaatgatgatgatgaaagagatgacgatgacgaaGATTACATTCatgaagacgaagatgCCAGTGATGACGAAATGGATTCTAATGATGAATACCATTCATTCGATGAAATGGACATTGATTAG
- a CDS encoding uncharacterized protein (PKUD0C10960; similar to Saccharomyces cerevisiae YGR183C (QCR9); ancestral locus Anc_5.189) — translation DLLRVNIDYITTMYSTIFNTIFKRNSTYVASIFAGAFLFQVGLDEAVTRWYEARNKGKLWADLKPKVLAGFESAEDEDDE, via the coding sequence GACCTATTACGGGTAAACATAGACTATATAACCACAATGTACTCTACCATTTTTAACACAATTTTTAAGAGAAACTCAACTTACGTTGCTTCCATTTTTGCAGGTGCTTTCTTGTTCCAAGTTGGCCTTGATGAAGCTGTCACCAGATGGTACGAAGCAAGAAACAAGGGTAAGCTTTGGGCTGACTTAAAGCCAAAGGTCCTAGCTGGTTTTGAGTCTgcagaagatgaagatgatgaataa
- a CDS encoding uncharacterized protein (PKUD0C10970; similar to Saccharomyces cerevisiae YGR187C (HGH1); ancestral locus Anc_5.194): MPTELQELVGFLHDDSLNVREIALQHLVQYSPGGANNQQAIFKYDNCRAIPDLIKLCGEKKGKTVNEALTILVNLCDDVELRQLISKDREFLKSLIESLPSPTNLNGDLMCILLANLAKTDNILEVFNMNIKIAESQKAIFKSTKAMDCLMDMFVKGYERKINKYACYDYLSYFFADISRFKQGRDYFVTEQEYDGIIPLTKILVFTEKWDAKVRREGVASTIKNSLFDIEKHEIFLNEPVNLLVYLLGPIALPGNKGLDDDEIMELPDELQFLDDNKQVETVKEIIAVHLESLLLLCSTRKGRDFLRSKSVYPLVRELHKETKDETITELCDRLVQMLKRDEGEQKGDAEEIEEIKDILEKVEGVESDVEMKDKSDDDDDDDAEGMVVVC; encoded by the coding sequence ATGCCAACAGAATTGCAAGAActtgttggatttttgCATGATGATTCTCTCAATGTGAGAGAGATTGCACTTCAGCATTTAGTCCAATATTCGCCTGGAGGAGCTAACAATCAACAGGCTATTTTCAAGTATGACAATTGTAGGGCCATCCCAGATCTAATCAAGCTGTGTGGAGAAAAGAAGGGGAAAACTGTCAATGAAGCGTTAACTATTTTGGTTAATCTCTGTGACGATGTAGAGCTCCGTCAACTTATATCGAAAGATAGggaatttttgaaaagctTAATTGAAAGCTTACCATCTCCAACCAATCTTAATGGTGATTTAATGTGTATTTTACTAGCAAACCTAGCTAAAACTGATAACATTTTAGAAGTCTTCAACATGAATATAAAGATTGCCGAAAGTCAAAAGGCCATCTTTAAGAGTACCAAAGCTATGGATTGTTTAATGGACATGTTTGTCAAAGGATacgaaagaaaaatcaacaaatatGCATGTTATGATTATCTCTCCTACTTTTTTGCGGATATATCTAGATTCAAGCAAGGCCGTGATTATTTTGTTACTGAACAAGAGTATGATGGTATAATCCCACTAACCAAGATTCTAGTGTTCACAGAAAAATGGGACGCCAAAGTCAGAAGAGAAGGGGTTGCCtcaacaatcaaaaactcactatttgatattgaaaagcatgaaatttttttgaatgaacCAGTCAATTTGCTGGTATACTTGTTAGGCCCTATAGCTCTTCCTGGGAATAAGGGcttggatgatgatgaaatcatgGAGCTACCAGATGAACTTCAATTCCTTGATGACAACAAGCAGGTGGAAACTGTAAAGGAAATCATTGCTGTGCATTTGGAGAGTTTGTTATTACTTTGTTCTACAAGAAAGGGAAGAGATTTCCTAAGAAGCAAAAGTGTGTACCCATTGGTAAGGGAATTACACAAGGAAACAAAGGATGAAACCATTACTGAATTGTGTGATCGTTTAGTTCAGATGCTGAAGAGAGATGAGGGAGAACAAAAAGGTGATGCTgaagaaatagaagaaatcaaggatATATTagaaaaagttgaaggTGTTGAAAGTGATGTCGAGATGAAGGATAaatctgatgatgatgatgacgatgatgcTGAAGGTATGGTCGTTGTCTGCTAG
- a CDS encoding uncharacterized protein (PKUD0C10980; similar to Saccharomyces cerevisiae YGR186W (TFG1); ancestral locus Anc_5.193) → MSFNNSFNPSCNVKTEPGLVSADAEYETFPLKALTQEELEETRYHVLKFHSVKKIDPAKDFERPTRLHRKDPKNLQFQMSLKELEQKKVRDAEKEQEQIAKRKEYIAKTGKTELTDEQIDEEIEVEGLDERDRKIYEEKKKKEKEIQEKEEERNRQMQLVAPDGGARKSKKQVIKKRTKQVKVYNEAKRKLRYEEFYPWVLEDYDAKQAWVGNYEAGLHDNYCMLILDPVTKCFKLAPVEKFYKFTSRNKYATLTLEEAEAKMKQGSSGQRWLMRKMLDEVETGKRVDLRYRKIANLKVDGDALGDDEKRSDEDEDLDFDDEFQDDEEAPIMEGPDEEKKLIENKVKKEMLSANNLIEKVPVDEESDEDLDDLFEVKKEDKESKKLRKALSKNAMNEVYASDDDESENPYLSESEVESEEENQKEKEEEVKVKVESDDEVNIKMKPADETQFSSPAWKRNKSIYISGYRGGFLTIKATEKILSQFTHGEWNPRTAIRRDLTEDRLGQEHEVNTTETDPNKLTRADIDALLVNGPIDLSVMVKALRGKMHKDPNSKDTLKQILKEHFILKNKQVHPKE, encoded by the coding sequence ATGTCGTTCAATAATAGTTTCAATCCTTCATGTAATGTGAAAACTGAGCCTGGTTTGGTGTCAGCGGATGCTGAATACGAAACATTTCCATTGAAAGCCCTCACACAGGAAGAACTAGAAGAAACAAGGTACCACGTCTTGAAATTCCACAGTGTGAAGAAGATCGACCCGGCAAAAGATTTTGAACGGCCAACAAGACTACATAGAAAGGATCCAAAGAACTTACAATTTCAGATGTCACTAAAAGAGTTGGAGCAAAAGAAAGTCCGGGATgcagaaaaagaacaagagcAGATAGCTAAAAGGAAAGAGTATATTGCAAAAACAGGTAAAACAGAGTTGACTGACGAGCAAATCGATGAGGAGATAGAGGTTGAAGGTTTGGATGAGAGAGATCGTAAGATATAcgaagaaaagaaaaagaaggaaaaggaaattcaagaaaagGAGGAGGAAAGGAACAGACAGATGCAACTTGTTGCACCAGATGGGGGTGCTAGAAAATCCAAGAAGCAAGTGATTAAAAAGAGGACTAAACAGGTTAAAGTATACAACGAAGCCAAGCGGAAACTAAGGTATGAAGAATTTTATCCATGGGTGTTAGAAGATTACGATGCTAAACAAGCTTGGGTTGGTAATTACGAAGCTGGCCTACATGACAATTATTGTATGCTGATTTTAGATCCTGTAACAAAATGCTTCAAGTTAGCACCAGTTGAGAAATTTTATAAGTTCACCTCAAGAAATAAGTATGCAACATTGACGCTAGAAGAAGCGGAAGCCAAGATGAAACAAGGAAGTTCAGGTCAACGTTGGCTAATGAGGAAAATGTTGGATGAAGTTGAGACCGGTAAAAGAGTCGATTTGAGATATAGAAAAATTGCTAACCTAAAAGTGGATGGCGACGCACTTGgcgatgatgaaaaaaggtccgatgaagatgaagacctggattttgatgatgaatttcaagatgACGAAGAAGCACCAATTATGGAGGGCCCTgatgaggaaaagaagttgattgaGAACAAGGTGAAGAAGGAAATGTTAAGTGCCAATAACTTGATCGAGAAAGTTccagttgatgaagaaagtgatgaGGATTTAGATGATTTGTTCGAAGTGAAAAAGGAAGATAAGGAAAGtaaaaaattaagaaaAGCACTAAGTAAGAACGCAATGAATGAGGTTTACGCTAGTGACGACGACGAATCAGAAAACCCCTACCTATCGGAGAGTGAAGTGGAAAGCGAAGAAGAGAAccaaaaagagaaggaggaagaagttAAAGTTAAAGTTGAAAGCGATGATGAGGTAAATATCAAGATGAAACCAGCTGATGAGACCCAATTTTCCAGCCCAGCCtggaaaagaaataagTCTATTTATATTTCTGGTTATCGAGGTGGCTTCCTTACTATCAAAGCTACAGAGAAGATTTTGTCACAATTTACGCATGGTGAATGGAATCCGAGAACTGCTATCCGTAGAGATTTGACAGAAGATAGGCTAGGTCAGGAACATGAGGTCAACACAACAGAGACAGATCCAAATAAGCTGACTCGCGCTGACATAGATGCCCTATTAGTTAACGGACCAATCGATCTGTCGGTTATGGTCAAGGCATTGCGTGGAAAAATGCATAAAGATCCGAACTCTAAAGATACTCTAAAACAGATTCTAAAAGAGCACTTTatcttgaagaacaaacaaGTCCATCCTAAAGAATAA
- a CDS encoding uncharacterized protein (PKUD0C10990; similar to Saccharomyces cerevisiae YLL014W (EMC6); ancestral locus Anc_5.195): MPTREDSVYLPSQIHNHKILQYYKDVSDMVLGSACGILQLEGLYGLIFFVVGTILTGSLYQFAMTTFGRKGNEKIRLDDYYQHPIKEIYLGELGRQFATFVMMWCLLGAIVSY, from the coding sequence ATGCCCACTCGAGAAGACTCCGTATATTTACCCTCACAAATCCATAACCACAAAATTTTACAGTACTACAAAGATGTTTCTGATATGGTATTAGGATCAGCCTGCGGGATATTGCAATTGGAAGGCCTTTACGGcctgattttctttgttgttggCACTATACTAACTGGATCTTTGTATCAGTTTGCAATGACAACATTTGGTCGGAAAGGCAATGAAAAGATAAGACTAGACGATTACTATCAGCACCCTATAAAGGAAATCTACCTAGGAGAGCTTGGGCGACAATTTGCAACGTTTGTGATGATGTGGTGCTTATTAGGGGCAATAGTTTCCTACTAA